DNA from Thioclava sp. GXIMD2076:
ATGCCCTGACCGTCGGTCTCGTTATAAAGCGAGACGTTGCCCGACACGATCGGCATGTCGAGCGCTTTCACGGCTGCGTCGATGCCTTTGATCGCGCCCACGAACTGACCCATGATCTCGGGCTTCTCGGGGTTGCCGAAGTTGAGGTTGTCGGTGGTGGCCAAGGGGCGTGCGCCCACGGCACAGAGATTGCGGAAGTTTTCCGCGACCGCTTGTTTGCCACCCTCGAACGGATCGGCCTTGACATAGCGCGGGGTCACATCGGCGGTGAAGGCCACGGCTTTCGGTGTGCCATGGATGCGCACCACGCCTGCGCCCATGCCGGGGCGGCGGACGGTGTCGCCCATCACCTGCGTGTCATACTGCTCGAAGACCCAATCCTTGGCCGCGTAGTTCGGCGAGCCGATCAGCGCCTTGAGCGCATCCATTGCGCCGATTGCGGGCAGGGCGGCGGCCGGAGCAGGTTTCGGGGTCTCGACCCACGGACGGTCATATTCGGGCGCGGTCGAGGACAGTTTCGACAGCGGCAGATCGGCTTTGATCGCGCCGTTATGCTCGATCAGGAAGCGATCTTCGGCGATGGTCTCGCCCACGATGGCAAAGTCCAGATCCCATTTCTCGAAGATGGCGCGGGCCTCGGCCTCTTTCTCGGGCTTGAGCACCATGAGCATCCGCTCCTGGCTTTCCGAGAGCATCATCTCGTAGGCGGTCATATTGGTCTCGCGCTGGGGAACGTTTTCCAGCTTGAGGTGGATACCGAGGCCGCCCTTGTCGCCCATTTCCACAGCCGAGCAGGTGAGGCCGGCAGCCCCCATATCCTGAATCGAGATCACCGACCCCGACGCCATCAGCTCGAGGCAGGCTTCCATCAGGCATTTCTCGACGAAGGGGTCGCCGACTTGCACGGTCGGGCGCTTGTCCTCGATTGTGTCGTCGAATTCGGCGGAGGCCATGGTTGCGCCACCCACACCGTCACGGCCGGTCTTGGCGCCCAGATAGACGACGGGCATGCCGATGCCGGATGCGGCCGAGTAGAAGATCTTGTCGGCATCCGCGAGACCCGCAGCAAAAGCGTTCACGAGGCAGTTGCCGTTATAGGAGGGGTGGAAGCGGACTTCGCCGCCCACATTCGGCACGCCAAAGCAGTTGCCATAGGAGCCCACGCCTTCGACCACGCCCTTGACGATATGGTTGGTCTTGGGGTGCGAGGGCATGCCAAACGACAGGCTGTCCATCGCGGCAATCGGGCGCGCACCCATGGTGAAGACATCGCGCAGGATGCCGCCCACGCCGGTCGCCGCGCCTTGGTGCGGCTCGATATAGGAGGGGTGATTGTGGCTTTCCATCTTGAAAACGATCGCCTGACCGTCGCCAATGTCCACAACGCCTGCATTCTCGCCCGGACCGCAGATGACCTGCGGGCCTTTGGTATGCAGTGTGCGCAGCCATTTCTTGGATGATTTATACGAGCAGTGCTCGTTCCACATGGCCGAGAAGATGCCAAGTTCTGTGAAGCTCGGTTCACGCCCGATAATTTCCAGAATACGCTCATATTCGTCGGGCGAGAGCCCGTGAGCGGCGATCAGGTCGGGGGTGAGTGCGGGTTCGGTCATAAATGTTCTCCGGCGGGCGCATCGGTTGCGCATGCATTAGAACATTGAGCGGCTTGGGGGAAGGCCTCTTCTGCCGCAAGTGCCGCCCGAAATGCGGTGTTCGGGGACGAAATACGAAAAGAGCCAGCGCGTGGCTGGCTCTTTCTAGGGATGAGTCTGCCGAAATCAGGCGTCCTGTTGCTCTTCAAGCGAGCTGAGGAGACCGGTAAGGGTCCATGGCAGGGTCACGATGCCATCCTCGAGATCCGACGAGGGAACGGTGACTTTGAACATCGAAACAGGCGTATCAAGCTTGTCCGAGATGCGAATGTAGACGGTGTCGCTTGCGTCGCCTTTTTCAACGCGCTCGATCTGGCCGATATTCTCGCCATCGCTCGACATGGCCGACCCCATGTCCATCGCGGCGGTCTTGCTCTCGGCGATACCGAGGCCGTTCTTGTATTCATACTCGGCAGGCACCGAGGCTTCGGTGTTGTTGTCTTCCATGGTGCCCATGGTGCCTGCATTGGCCGTCGTTACACCGGAATTGGCTTCGGTTTTGATCTCGGCCAGACCCTTGCGACCATCGGGACCACCGGTCTGGTTGATGCTCGCGGTCGCGGCTGCGGCGGCATCTGCCGAGGTCGAGCCGTCTTGCATTTCGACGATACCCATTTTATAGTCGATCAAGCCTGCAGGGCTATCGGCCTGCGTATCTGCAGCATCCGGCGCGGACTGGGCGAATGCGCCCATCGGCAATGCCATAGTTGCGGTCAGAATGGTGCCGGTCAGGAATTTGTTAGTGGTTTTCATAGCGTGGCTCCTATCGGAAGTCGTGTTTTTCAACCGTTGCGGTTCATGGCTAATCAACTTAGAGAGCCGCCTGATAGTTCCGGAAAATCCGTGATTTTTTGCCAGTCGCCTGACGTGACGGCGCTAACCCTTTGACGCAGTGTCGGTTTTTTCAGGCTGGTTAGCCCTCTGGACTCTGGCATATTCCATAGTCTGGAATTTTGGCCCAAAAAAAAGGCCGAGCAGAGCTCGGCCATAGTCCAACAGGGAGGTAGAAGCTGATGAGCGTTTCCGCAAATCATCTGCTTCTGCGCCTCAAATATGTGCAGTTTATAAACCGTTCAAGGGATTTCTGAGAAAGTTTTTGCAGAGCCGCTATGCGCCCAAGGCATGTGTCGGCGAGAGCGCCTGAACATGTGCTTTATTTCAGCAGTTTAGCTTTGGTTGTCGTTTGCCTGTATGCGGCGATAGGCTTGGATCTCTTCCTGAATGAAGTCACGGAAGGCCGTCACGCGGCGTGATTGGCGTAGTTCTTCCGGATAGGCGAGGAAGACCGGCACCTCATTCGAATCGATATCGGGCAGCACGCGTTCGATATTATTATCGACGGTAAGGTAATCGGGCAGGATACCAATGCCTACATGATTGAGAACCGCCTGAAGGATTCCAAAATAGTTGTTCACTGTCAGGGTGTTGGGCATCTCATGGGCAAGTGCGCGCTGTGCCAAGGCGGCTCCTGCCGCGACTTGCGGCACAGACGGGCTCTGACAGATCAGCCGATGGTTCTTCAGGTCTTCCAGCGTTTGCGGATGACCGTGCTGCTCCAGATATTGCGGGGTCGCGTAGAAACGCATCCGGATATTGAGCAGGCGCTTGCGGACCAGGTCGGCCTGTGCGGGTTCTTTCATGCGGATCGCCACATCGGCTTCACGCATCGGCAGATCGAGCACGCGCTCCTCGAGCATCAGGTCGATCTTCAGTTCGGGATACTTATCGTAAAGCTTGTTAAGCCGCGGCGCGAGCCACATCGTGCCGAAACCGGTCGTCGCGGTGACACGCAGATCGCCATAGACCTCTTCCTCCGAATCGCGGATGCGGGCGGAGGCGGCGTCGAGTTTCTTGGCCATGGTGGACGTGGCATCAAACAGAAGCTCGCCCTGTTCGGTCAGGATCAGCCCTCGCGCATGTCGATGGAAAAGGGTCGTGCCGAGCATTTCCTCGAGCGACCGGATCTGGCGGCTGACGGCCGATTGCGACAGATGCAGCGCATCGCCTGCATGGGTCAGCGACCCTGCATCCGCAACCGCGTGAAAGATTCGCAGTTTGTCCCAGTCCATCGCGCCCTCTGCCTTCTTGGTCCGTCTTACTATATACGCATAACAGCTATGCTTTTAAAGGCAGGGCAGGGGGTTCTCCAAGGGAAACGATGCCGCAGCTGCAAACTATCGAAAAACCGTGTCCTTTAGGTCGGTTCCGTTAATTGGTCGATTGTCGGTGCCTTGCATGATTACGTCTTTTCATCCGGGCTTGCGCAGGCGTAAAACAACTGCAAGACGCAGCGGGCAGAGCGGGAGGAATATCAATGGCGGTCGGCATTTTCGATAGTGGTCTTGGCGGGCTGACGGTTCTGGACGCGGTCTCGCGGCGCCTGCCCGACGTGCCCTTCGTCTATCTGGGTGATAACGCCAATGCGCCTTACGGGGTGCGTGATGCCGATAACATCTACGAGCTGACCACCGCAGCGGTCGAGCGTCTCTGGGCCGAAGGATGTGATCTGGTCATTCTGGCGTGCAATACGGCGTCCGCCGCGGCACTCAAGCGGATGCAGGAGACATGGCTGCCCAAGGACAAGCGTGTTCTGGGGGTTTTTGTCCCGCTGATCGAGGCTCTGACCGAGCGCCAGTGGGGCGATAATTCGCCGCCGCGCGAGGTCGAGGTGAAACATGTGGCGCTCTTTGCCACGCCCGCGACCGTTGCAAGCCGCGCCTTCCAGCGCGAGCTGGCCTTCCGTGCGATCGGTGTCGATGTCGAGGCGCAGCCCTGTGGCGGCGTGGTTGATGCGATCGAGGATGGCGATGACATTCTGGCCGAGGCGCTGGTGAAATCCCATGTGGAGGCACTGCGCCGCCGGATGCCGCGCCCCGATGCGGCGATTCTGGGCTGCACCCATTACCCGATCATGCAGAAAGCCTTCCAGGAAGGGCTGGGACCGGATGTGAAGGTCTATAGTCAGGCCAATCTGGTCGCCGAAAGTCTGGCCGATTACCTGGAGCGTCGTCCCGAATTTATCGGCGCGGGCACGGAGACGAAATTCCTGACCACCGGTGATCCGGCGCATGTAGCCAATAACGCGACCCGTTTCTTGCGCCGCAAGGTGGTGTTCGAGCGGGCCTGAGGCCCACCCGCGCTGGTAAATTTCCCGCGTGGCAGCTTGACGCGAGGGGCCCGAGCGCAGAAAACAGCATCAAACCGCGCGGATGTGCCGCTCGGGGTGTCTTCGTGGCTTGTTGCCTGCATGGATCACCTGCTGAAAGGATCGCATATGACCCAGAAAATCGCCATCCTCGGAGCCTCGGGCTATACCGGTGCCGAGCTTGTCCGCCTGATCGCTACCCATCCAAGCATGGAGATCGTGGCGCTGTCGGGCGAGCGCAAGGCAGGCATGGCGATGGGGGATGTGTTCCCGCATCTGCGCCATCTGAATCTTCCGGCTCTCGTGAAAATCGAGGAGATCGATTTCTCCGGCGTCGATCTGGCCTTCTGCGCGCTGCCGCATGCCACCTCGCAGGAGGTGATCCGCGAGTTGCCGCTCGATCTGAAAGTGGTCGATCTCTCGGCCGATTTCCGTCTGCGCGATCCGGCGGAATACGAGAAATGGTATGGCAAACCGCATTGCGCCGTGGAGATGCAGAAAGAGGCGGTCTATGGCCTGACCGAATTCTACCGCGACGAGATCCGCAACGCGCGGCTTTGCGCGGGCACGGGCTGTAACGCGGCGGCAGGACAGTATGCGATCCGTCCGCTGATCGAGGCGGGAGTGATCGATCTCGATGACATTCTGCTGGATCTGAAAAACGGTGTGTCGGGGGCAGGGCGCTCGCTGAAGGAGAACCTTCTGCATGCCGAGCTGTCGGGCGGCACCTATCCCTACTCGGCGGGCGGTAAACACCGCCACTTAGGCGAATTCGATCAGGAATTCTCGAAGCTGGCCGGTCGTCCGGTGCTGGTGCAATTCACCCCGCATTTGGCACCGATGAACCGCGGTATTCTGGCTTCGGCCTATGTGAAAGGCGATCCGCAGGCGGTCTATAAGGCGCTCTCTGACCGTTATGCATCCGAGGCGTTCATCGAGGTTCTGCCCTTTGGTGGCCTGCCCTCGACCCGCTCGATCGCCGGTTCGAACTATGTGCATGTCGGTGTGAGTGCGGACCGTATTCCGGGCCGCGCGATGGTGGTCGTGGCGCTCGACAACCTGTGCAAAGGCTCTTCGGGGCAGGCGATGCAGAACGCCAACCTCATGCTTGGTAACGATGAAATGGCCGGCCTGACGCTGGCACCGCTCTTCCCGT
Protein-coding regions in this window:
- the purL gene encoding phosphoribosylformylglycinamidine synthase subunit PurL, translating into MTEPALTPDLIAAHGLSPDEYERILEIIGREPSFTELGIFSAMWNEHCSYKSSKKWLRTLHTKGPQVICGPGENAGVVDIGDGQAIVFKMESHNHPSYIEPHQGAATGVGGILRDVFTMGARPIAAMDSLSFGMPSHPKTNHIVKGVVEGVGSYGNCFGVPNVGGEVRFHPSYNGNCLVNAFAAGLADADKIFYSAASGIGMPVVYLGAKTGRDGVGGATMASAEFDDTIEDKRPTVQVGDPFVEKCLMEACLELMASGSVISIQDMGAAGLTCSAVEMGDKGGLGIHLKLENVPQRETNMTAYEMMLSESQERMLMVLKPEKEAEARAIFEKWDLDFAIVGETIAEDRFLIEHNGAIKADLPLSKLSSTAPEYDRPWVETPKPAPAAALPAIGAMDALKALIGSPNYAAKDWVFEQYDTQVMGDTVRRPGMGAGVVRIHGTPKAVAFTADVTPRYVKADPFEGGKQAVAENFRNLCAVGARPLATTDNLNFGNPEKPEIMGQFVGAIKGIDAAVKALDMPIVSGNVSLYNETDGQGILPTPTICAVGLLENLEDELIAGLPSEGDIALVIGATKGHLDQSALAFEAFGIEAGQAPEVDLDEELKNGTFLRANRKSLTSATDLSDGGVALAAFEMAESAALGVSLDSAEIGLLFGEDQARYLVTATEAGASALEAAAASAGVTIARVGRFGGDTVSFGGDKAPLADLAKLYRSTFAAAING
- a CDS encoding LysR family transcriptional regulator: MDWDKLRIFHAVADAGSLTHAGDALHLSQSAVSRQIRSLEEMLGTTLFHRHARGLILTEQGELLFDATSTMAKKLDAASARIRDSEEEVYGDLRVTATTGFGTMWLAPRLNKLYDKYPELKIDLMLEERVLDLPMREADVAIRMKEPAQADLVRKRLLNIRMRFYATPQYLEQHGHPQTLEDLKNHRLICQSPSVPQVAAGAALAQRALAHEMPNTLTVNNYFGILQAVLNHVGIGILPDYLTVDNNIERVLPDIDSNEVPVFLAYPEELRQSRRVTAFRDFIQEEIQAYRRIQANDNQS
- the murI gene encoding glutamate racemase produces the protein MAVGIFDSGLGGLTVLDAVSRRLPDVPFVYLGDNANAPYGVRDADNIYELTTAAVERLWAEGCDLVILACNTASAAALKRMQETWLPKDKRVLGVFVPLIEALTERQWGDNSPPREVEVKHVALFATPATVASRAFQRELAFRAIGVDVEAQPCGGVVDAIEDGDDILAEALVKSHVEALRRRMPRPDAAILGCTHYPIMQKAFQEGLGPDVKVYSQANLVAESLADYLERRPEFIGAGTETKFLTTGDPAHVANNATRFLRRKVVFERA
- the argC gene encoding N-acetyl-gamma-glutamyl-phosphate reductase, whose amino-acid sequence is MTQKIAILGASGYTGAELVRLIATHPSMEIVALSGERKAGMAMGDVFPHLRHLNLPALVKIEEIDFSGVDLAFCALPHATSQEVIRELPLDLKVVDLSADFRLRDPAEYEKWYGKPHCAVEMQKEAVYGLTEFYRDEIRNARLCAGTGCNAAAGQYAIRPLIEAGVIDLDDILLDLKNGVSGAGRSLKENLLHAELSGGTYPYSAGGKHRHLGEFDQEFSKLAGRPVLVQFTPHLAPMNRGILASAYVKGDPQAVYKALSDRYASEAFIEVLPFGGLPSTRSIAGSNYVHVGVSADRIPGRAMVVVALDNLCKGSSGQAMQNANLMLGNDEMAGLTLAPLFP